Proteins encoded in a region of the Zea mays cultivar B73 chromosome 4, Zm-B73-REFERENCE-NAM-5.0, whole genome shotgun sequence genome:
- the LOC103652915 gene encoding TRIBOA-glucoside O-methyltransferase BX7-like — protein sequence MGHQAQHATDDTEELLAAHRELWCHALGYVKSMALKCALDLRIPDIIQRCGGSATLGQLLAASEVPASNLGYLRRVMRTLTAMRIFAVVGHGHGPDKADDPADDDATAVSYRLTPASRLLATSDDDDDASKNNLSIHPNISSHVRPKNVSLLFSMAEWMKDEQALSVSLYETVNRKCMWACVEDDAATRACFYESMDADTRLVMQAVIRKCPAVFDDGLTSLVDVGGARGTAAAAVVAAFPHIQKCTVMDLPHIVAEAPAGTGLCFHGGDMFEHIPSADAVMLKWILHDWDDDKCVKIMERCKEAISGKEGRGGKVIIIETVLGSRPDDDATCKETYVLDLQILSFVNGAEREEHEWRRIFLAAGFRDYKITHTRGIPSIIEVFP from the exons ATGGGGCACCAGGCGCAGCACGCCACGGACGACACCGAGGAGCTGCTGGCAGCGCACCGCGAGCTGTGGTGCCATGCCCTGGGCTACGTCAAGTCCATGGCGCTCAAATGCGCCTTGGACCTGCGCATCCCCGACATCATCCAACGCTGCGGCGGAAGCGCCACACTAGGCCAGCTGCTCGCCGCCAGCGAGGTCCCGGCGTCCAACCTCGGCTACCTTCGACGGGTCATGCGCACGCTGACAGCCATGCGCATCTTCGCGGTCGTCGGCCACGGTCACGGTCCCGACAAGGCCGACGACCCTGCAGACGACGACGCGACCGCCGTCTCCTACCGGCTCACCCCGGCGTCCCGCCTGCTCGCcaccagcgacgacgacgacgacgcctcgAAGAATAATCTGAGCATACATCCCAACATCTCCAGCCACGTCCGTCCCAAAAACGTCTCCCTCCTGTTCAGCATGGCCGAGTGGATGAAGGACGAGCAGGCGCTCTCCGTGTCGCTCTACGAGACGGTGAACCGCAAGTGCATGTGGGCGTGCGTAGAAGACGACGCCGCGACCAGAGCCTGCTTCTACGAAAGCATGGACGCCGACACCCGCCTCGTCATGCAGGCCGTGATCCGCAAGTGCCCTGCCGTCTTCGACGACGGCCTCACGTCGCTCGTCGACGTCGGCGGCGCCCGGGGCACGGCCGCTGCGGCCGTCGTCGCCGCCTTCCCGCACATCCAGAAGTGCACCGTCATGGACCTCCCCCACATCGTCGCCGAGGCTCCCGCCGGCACCGGACTGTGCTTCCACGGCGGCGACATGTTTGAGCACATCCCGTCGGCTGATGCAGTTATGCTCaag TGGATTCTGCACGACTGGGATGACGACAAGTGCGTCAAGATAATGGAGCGCTGCAAGGAAGCGATCAGTGGCAAGGAAGGGAGAGGAGGGAAGGTGATTATAATAGAAACAGTGCTTGGATCTCGGCCAGACGACGACGCGACATGCAAGGAGACGTATGTCTTGGATCTCCAAATACTGAGCTTCGTGAACGGAGCCGAGCGAGAGGAGCACGAGTGGAGGAGGATCTTCCTAGCTGCTGGATTCCGTGACTACAAGATCACGCACACTCGTGGTATCCCGTCGATCATCGAGGTCTTCCCATGA